In Actinomadura luteofluorescens, the sequence CCCGCCAGGTAGGTGTGGATGTAGCGGGCGATGAGGCCGGTGCCGACGAAGCCGACCCGGCGGGGGCGGGGGCCGCGGCGGTCGGCGAGGGCCGCGGCGGCCAGCGCGGCGGACGCGGCGGTGCGGGCGGCGGAGATGATGGAGCTCTCCAGGCACGCGAACGGGTAGCCCGTCTCGGCGTCGTTGAGGACCAGCACGGCCGACGCGCGCGGGACGCCGTTGGCGACGTTGCCCGGGAAGCTGGAGATCCACTTGATGCCGTGCACGCCGACGCCGCCCTTGACCGAGGCGGGCAGCGCGATGATCCGGTCGGACGGGCGGTCGGGGAAGCGCAGGAAGTAGGAGTCGGGGTTGACCGTCAGGCCCTCGCCGTGCAGCCGGTAGGCCGCCTCGACCATCCGGGTGACCTCCGCCTCGCGCCCGGCGACCGCCCGGTGGACCTGGGCGCCGGAGACCACGGCGAACGTTGGGGCCTGCGTCATGGGCGGAACTCCGTTCTCCTGTGATGATCAGTCGCCGAGGATAGCGGCCGGGTCGCCGAAGTGTTCGCGCAGCCAGTTCTCCTCGTAGAGGGAATCGAGGTAGCGTTCGCCGAGGTCGGGGGCGATGGCGACGGCCACGGGGTCCTCGCCGGGGTACTTGGCCTCCAGCCAGCGGGAGGCGCCCGACACGACGGTGCCGGTGGAGCCGCCGAACAGGAACCCGCGCGAGGCCAGCGCGTGGACGGTCCGGATCGTGTCGGTCTCGGGGACGTGCACGACGTCGTCGACGAACGACTCGTCCACCAGCGCCGGCCGGGTGCTGGTGCCGAGACCGGGGACCATCCGGCGCTCGGGGAGGCCGCCGAAGGTGACCGAGCCGACCGCGTCCACCGCCACGATCGTGACGGGCCGGCGGTGCTCGCGGAAGTAACGGGCGCAGCCCATCAGCGTGCCGGTCGTGCCGGCGCCGACGAACAGGACCTCCAGGTCGGGGAACTCGCGGTCGATCGCCGGGGCCGTCCCGCGGTAGTGCGCCAGCCAGTTGTTGCGGTTGGCGTACTGGTTCAGCCACACGTACTCGTCGCCGGACGCGCACAGGTTCCGGACGTAGGCGATGCGCCCGCCGAGGTAGCCCCCGTTGGCGTCCCGGTCGGACACCACGCGCACCTCCGCGCCGAGGGCCCGCATGACCCGCATCGACGCCGGGTTGCAGCGCGGGTCGGTGACGCACACGAACCGCAGGCCGCGGCTCGCGGCGATCAGGCTGAGCGCGATCCCGAGGTTGCCCGACGACGACTCCACGATGATCGAGCCGGGGGTGAGCGCGCCGTCCCGCTCGGCCGCCTCCACCATCGCCGCGGCCGCCTTCAGCTTCACCGAACCGGCGAAATTGAAGCCCTCGCATTTGAGGTAGAGCGGGCGCTGTATGACATGCCGAAGATCGACGTAAAGGTCGTCGACATTGAATTCCTGCGGCGAGGTTATGATCGGCACGCTGCCACCCTGAAATGAAGAAGCAATTCCCTCGTCTTCCCCCGAAGTTCGCCGCGGGCTTCACGCCAGAGCCATGGCGAGGCATCACGGTACCTTCGGGCATCTTGCCGCCGCAACCCCCTGATTACCCGCCGGTAGGGCAGAATACGTGGTACTTCTGCCGGGCCGGACTTAGGCTATGGCGGCCGCTTGTTTTGCTTGTTACAGCGGAGAAGTCCTACAACACGGAGAGTTAAGATGAGT encodes:
- the sbnA gene encoding 2,3-diaminopropionate biosynthesis protein SbnA; its protein translation is MPIITSPQEFNVDDLYVDLRHVIQRPLYLKCEGFNFAGSVKLKAAAAMVEAAERDGALTPGSIIVESSSGNLGIALSLIAASRGLRFVCVTDPRCNPASMRVMRALGAEVRVVSDRDANGGYLGGRIAYVRNLCASGDEYVWLNQYANRNNWLAHYRGTAPAIDREFPDLEVLFVGAGTTGTLMGCARYFREHRRPVTIVAVDAVGSVTFGGLPERRMVPGLGTSTRPALVDESFVDDVVHVPETDTIRTVHALASRGFLFGGSTGTVVSGASRWLEAKYPGEDPVAVAIAPDLGERYLDSLYEENWLREHFGDPAAILGD